In Ignavibacteria bacterium, a single window of DNA contains:
- a CDS encoding ABC transporter permease — MNNSITIFKKELKSYFTSPIAYIIMVVFLIITGWFFTSGLFVGGIVTMRSVFDIIPFILLFFIPAISMRTFSEEKKSGTIELLLTKPLSDFDIVLGKFLSTLTLATLTLLPTVVYVISLKFLGPLDIGPIISAYLGLILMSGIYIGVGIFASSLTENQVVAFIISFLIIFILFMLNKILMFLPSPFVSTLEYISSDYHFGSISRGVIDTKDIIYYFSGIIILLLLTKTSLESRKW; from the coding sequence ATGAATAACAGTATAACAATTTTTAAAAAGGAATTAAAATCGTATTTCACATCACCAATAGCATACATTATAATGGTGGTATTCCTTATAATAACAGGATGGTTCTTTACGAGCGGGTTATTCGTGGGCGGAATCGTGACGATGAGAAGTGTGTTTGACATAATACCTTTCATACTGCTTTTTTTCATACCTGCAATATCAATGAGAACATTTTCGGAAGAGAAGAAATCAGGGACGATAGAGTTATTACTGACAAAACCGCTATCGGATTTTGACATAGTACTCGGCAAGTTCCTATCGACTCTGACACTGGCAACGCTGACTCTCTTGCCGACTGTAGTGTACGTAATCAGTTTGAAATTTCTCGGACCGTTAGATATTGGACCGATAATCAGTGCCTACTTAGGATTAATACTTATGTCGGGAATATACATAGGTGTCGGAATATTTGCATCTTCGCTTACCGAGAATCAGGTAGTTGCGTTTATTATTAGCTTTCTGATAATATTTATTTTATTTATGCTTAATAAAATATTAATGTTTCTGCCGTCACCGTTCGTATCGACATTAGAATACATCAGCAGTGATTATCATTTTGGAAGCATATCAAGAGGAGTAATTGATACAAAAGATATCATATATTATTTCAGTGGAATAATAATATTATTGTTACTAACCAAAACGTCATTAGAAAGCCGTAAATGGTAA
- a CDS encoding GldG family protein, with protein sequence MNRKDLKKDTLIKLAIIIGIIIAVNIIASRIFTRVDLTKNKSYTLSQVSKEIVGNLQDKIVIKAFFSDNLPAPYNTLRRQVQDILNDYKSYSNGNLNFEIYNPTAEEGGDEGQKEAQKYGIQPVQIQVIDNDKLEVKNTYLGMAILYQGKQELLPVIQTTANLEYDLTSTIKKLSTEKKKKVGFLAGNGEYDYTKFPNINNILSAQYELSKIDLNSTRNIPSDLTTLVVMGPKGEIPEWQKFLIDQYIMQGGNVAFLLNKVVPNFQQQIVIGDLVKTNLDDMLSSYGIVLNNDLVRDAQCSQVQVQSQIGIPISINYPYFPNVSNINQEISAFKNIKSVILSFVSSLDLNAAEGKGLKVTPLLTTSDKSGKAEGFFILNVEQFQNLTKSAFDSLFNSKPMVVSAVYEGNFSSFYNGKPIPKDTTQGVKEFQGAQLSASQKPSKVLLVGDAEFGNEEQRPPKDNITFFVNMIDYLSDDEGLTQIRSKDASEAPIEETSDSTKKFIKYFNLIFPPLSVLLVGFYVWNRKKNKKKLLQSK encoded by the coding sequence ATGAACAGAAAAGACTTAAAGAAAGATACATTAATTAAATTAGCGATAATAATAGGGATTATTATTGCGGTTAACATAATTGCAAGCAGAATATTTACACGTGTTGACCTTACAAAGAATAAATCATACACGCTGTCCCAGGTAAGCAAGGAGATAGTAGGAAATCTACAGGACAAGATAGTGATTAAAGCATTTTTCAGTGACAACCTGCCGGCACCATATAATACGCTGAGAAGACAGGTTCAGGATATACTGAATGATTACAAATCATATTCCAACGGAAACCTGAATTTTGAAATATACAATCCAACAGCAGAAGAAGGCGGTGATGAGGGGCAGAAAGAAGCACAAAAATACGGGATTCAGCCAGTTCAGATTCAAGTGATAGACAATGACAAACTTGAAGTTAAGAATACATATCTTGGAATGGCGATACTTTATCAGGGTAAGCAGGAACTACTTCCTGTTATACAAACAACCGCCAATCTTGAATATGACTTAACGAGTACGATAAAGAAATTATCGACGGAAAAGAAAAAGAAGGTGGGATTTTTAGCAGGCAACGGAGAATATGATTACACAAAATTCCCGAATATAAATAATATACTTTCAGCCCAGTATGAGCTTTCAAAGATTGATTTGAACAGCACCCGTAATATTCCTTCGGACCTGACTACATTAGTAGTAATGGGACCTAAGGGAGAAATTCCTGAGTGGCAGAAGTTTTTAATAGACCAGTACATAATGCAAGGTGGTAACGTTGCGTTTTTGCTTAACAAGGTAGTACCAAACTTCCAGCAGCAGATAGTAATCGGGGATTTAGTAAAGACAAATCTTGACGATATGTTATCGAGTTACGGTATTGTATTAAATAATGATTTAGTAAGGGACGCACAATGTTCACAAGTACAAGTTCAGTCGCAGATTGGAATTCCAATATCGATAAACTACCCTTACTTCCCGAATGTATCGAATATTAATCAGGAAATATCAGCATTCAAAAATATAAAATCGGTTATTTTATCTTTTGTCAGTTCATTAGATTTAAATGCAGCAGAAGGAAAAGGATTGAAGGTGACCCCGCTTCTGACTACGTCAGACAAATCTGGTAAGGCAGAAGGATTTTTTATATTAAACGTAGAGCAGTTTCAGAATTTAACAAAGAGTGCATTTGATTCCCTATTTAATTCAAAACCGATGGTTGTATCAGCTGTTTATGAGGGGAACTTCAGCAGTTTCTATAACGGTAAACCTATTCCAAAAGACACAACACAGGGAGTAAAAGAATTTCAGGGAGCACAATTAAGTGCGTCTCAGAAGCCATCAAAGGTATTACTTGTAGGAGATGCAGAATTCGGAAATGAAGAGCAGAGACCGCCAAAAGATAACATAACATTCTTTGTAAACATGATTGATTATCTTTCGGACGATGAAGGATTAACCCAGATACGCAGCAAGGATGCATCAGAAGCACCTATTGAAGAGACTTCTGACTCGACTAAAAAATTCATAAAGTACTTTAATCTAATATTCCCTCCATTGTCAGTATTACTAGTCGGATTTTATGTCTGGAACAGAAAAAAGAACAAAAAGAAATTATTACAATCAAAGTAA
- a CDS encoding DUF4340 domain-containing protein: MKNKNIYILGAVLIVLAFVSYLVMRDTSGEKKTQKLSEKLFAADSLSIDKLEIEKNGKKVIMEKKAGLWNVTSPVLYAANQQFVGSALSSLKNYKLSSLVSANPGNKDFYGFNDTNYTKVTVYQGGSLAGVILVGNAAPGAAQTYLKKPDGNEVYLANEFLFNNFVKFDFSEWRDKAVISIPVGSIKSIDFDAGTEKYTVTKDTTMKFYVGNDTVSTAVFDGITAMLTNFTTQNFKDTTLSEDEKANFSARVNWSRDTEFKFFKYGDEESKKYLMRVSGVDQVFEVDENFVKGFIKSRDEVLGKKK; encoded by the coding sequence ATGAAGAATAAAAACATATATATTTTAGGAGCAGTATTAATAGTACTTGCTTTTGTATCATACCTGGTAATGCGCGATACTTCGGGCGAAAAGAAGACCCAGAAACTATCGGAAAAACTGTTTGCAGCAGATTCACTTTCAATTGACAAATTAGAAATTGAAAAAAATGGTAAGAAAGTGATAATGGAGAAAAAAGCAGGGTTGTGGAATGTAACTTCTCCTGTACTTTATGCTGCTAATCAGCAGTTTGTCGGCAGCGCCTTATCGAGTCTGAAGAACTACAAGCTATCAAGCCTTGTATCTGCAAATCCGGGGAATAAGGACTTTTACGGATTTAACGATACAAATTACACTAAAGTCACCGTTTATCAGGGCGGTTCACTTGCGGGAGTTATTCTTGTAGGGAATGCAGCACCAGGAGCAGCACAGACATACTTAAAAAAACCTGATGGAAACGAAGTATATCTTGCCAATGAATTTCTATTCAATAATTTTGTGAAATTCGATTTTTCAGAATGGAGAGATAAGGCAGTAATATCGATACCAGTTGGTTCGATAAAGTCGATTGATTTTGATGCGGGAACAGAAAAGTATACAGTAACAAAAGACACAACGATGAAATTTTATGTTGGGAACGATACAGTATCTACTGCCGTTTTCGACGGAATAACAGCAATGTTAACGAATTTTACGACACAAAATTTCAAAGATACGACACTTTCTGAGGATGAAAAAGCAAATTTTTCGGCGAGAGTAAACTGGTCGAGGGATACAGAATTTAAGTTTTTCAAGTATGGGGATGAAGAGTCGAAGAAATATTTGATGAGGGTATCTGGTGTTGACCAGGTGTTTGAGGTTGATGAGAATTTTGTAAAGGGCTTTATTAAATCACGTGATGAAGTATTAGGGAAAAAGAAGTAA
- the plsY gene encoding glycerol-3-phosphate 1-O-acyltransferase PlsY has translation MLYLILLILSSYLVGAIPFALIIGLIFKGKDIRKLGSGNLGSTNAFRTLGIPYGILVQMLDIGKGLLVVMVLANLMYDNLPFSNITPFDDLTLVKIIAGVSAVLGHTFSIFAGFKGGKGINTALGMLISLSPIEASVSAGFFILILLSSGYVSLGSIIASFVFPMTMFIRENIFNVEIYGYKTLIFFSIAVSIFLIYNHRANIKRLLYGNESRFDKLWKIRIFDIKAPLKKR, from the coding sequence ATGCTATATTTGATACTGTTAATATTGTCGAGTTATCTTGTTGGAGCGATACCATTTGCTTTGATAATAGGCTTAATCTTTAAAGGAAAGGACATACGAAAGTTAGGAAGCGGAAATCTTGGTTCGACTAATGCATTCAGAACACTTGGAATACCTTACGGAATATTAGTTCAAATGCTTGATATCGGTAAGGGTTTGCTTGTTGTAATGGTACTTGCAAACCTTATGTATGATAACTTGCCTTTCAGCAACATAACTCCATTTGATGACCTTACGCTTGTAAAGATTATTGCAGGGGTTTCAGCAGTATTAGGACACACATTTTCAATATTTGCGGGATTTAAGGGAGGTAAAGGAATAAACACAGCTTTAGGAATGCTTATATCTTTATCACCAATTGAAGCCTCAGTAAGCGCAGGCTTTTTCATACTGATACTTTTATCATCAGGATATGTTTCGTTAGGTTCAATAATAGCATCATTTGTTTTTCCGATGACTATGTTTATAAGAGAGAATATATTTAATGTGGAAATTTACGGATACAAAACACTTATATTTTTCAGCATAGCAGTTTCGATTTTCTTAATTTATAATCACAGGGCAAACATTAAAAGGCTTTTGTACGGAAATGAAAGCAGGTTTGATAAACTATGGAAGATAAGGATATTTGATATTAAAGCACCATTAAAAAAGAGATAA
- a CDS encoding NAD(P)H-dependent glycerol-3-phosphate dehydrogenase — translation MKAAVLGAGGWGTTLAILLSKNGCKTTLWEYNKDYAETLDEYRENFYYLPKVKIPRNIKITYEAEKPFHENEILLFAVPTQYIRNSFKDYKGFDLRGKTIISASKGIENGTYFLVSDILSDIFRVSKSKLSCLSGPSHAEEVSRKIPTTVTCAANDIKLAKQISEIFSNDYFRVYSNNDLVGTELAGALKNVIAIAAGISDGAGFGDNTKAALMTRGMREIMRLGTLLGAKKETFFGLSGIGDLIVTCSSKHSRNRYVGERIGKGEKLNSILKEMKMVAEGVSTTKSVFELSKNFKIELPITHKVYDVLFNDVSAHKAMLDLMKRKLKTESENKDYGLI, via the coding sequence TTGAAAGCGGCAGTATTAGGCGCCGGCGGGTGGGGAACAACACTCGCCATTTTGTTATCGAAGAATGGCTGCAAGACCACTCTGTGGGAGTATAATAAAGATTATGCTGAAACTCTTGATGAATATAGAGAGAACTTTTATTATCTGCCCAAAGTTAAAATTCCACGCAATATAAAAATCACTTATGAAGCCGAAAAGCCATTTCATGAGAATGAAATACTTCTATTTGCAGTACCAACACAATATATCAGAAACAGTTTTAAAGATTATAAAGGATTTGATTTAAGAGGCAAGACAATCATAAGTGCATCGAAGGGCATAGAGAACGGAACATATTTTCTTGTGTCGGATATCTTATCTGACATATTCAGAGTCAGCAAGAGCAAGCTTTCGTGTCTTTCCGGTCCTTCACATGCTGAAGAGGTATCGAGAAAAATACCAACAACTGTGACATGCGCTGCAAACGACATTAAACTTGCAAAACAAATATCAGAAATTTTTTCGAATGATTATTTCAGAGTATATTCAAATAATGATTTAGTAGGCACAGAGCTTGCTGGAGCATTAAAGAACGTAATTGCAATAGCTGCTGGAATATCAGATGGAGCGGGATTTGGGGACAATACAAAGGCAGCATTAATGACAAGAGGCATGAGGGAGATAATGCGGCTTGGAACTCTTCTGGGTGCAAAGAAGGAAACCTTTTTCGGCCTTTCCGGAATTGGAGATTTGATAGTAACCTGTTCATCGAAACACTCGAGAAACAGGTATGTGGGAGAAAGGATAGGAAAAGGTGAAAAACTAAATTCTATACTGAAAGAAATGAAGATGGTTGCAGAGGGAGTATCAACGACAAAATCAGTTTTTGAACTTTCAAAAAATTTCAAGATAGAACTTCCCATAACACATAAAGTATATGATGTTCTTTTCAATGATGTATCAGCCCACAAAGCAATGCTTGACCTTATGAAAAGAAAGCTAAAGACAGAATCCGAAAACAAGGATTACGGACTCATCTAA
- a CDS encoding HsmA family protein — MTITILMSAVLITLALIFYSIGIWAERVIRYLKKWHVVFFWLGFIFDLIGTYAMHLLATNPFDITEPHTLTGQIALWLMLSHAIWASYIVIKGNEIARLKFHKYSIVVWFVWLIPYISGMYLEMNK, encoded by the coding sequence ATGACTATCACAATATTGATGTCCGCAGTTCTCATAACTCTTGCTCTCATATTCTATTCAATTGGTATATGGGCAGAAAGAGTTATCAGATATCTTAAAAAATGGCATGTTGTATTTTTCTGGCTCGGATTTATATTCGATTTGATCGGGACTTATGCTATGCACTTGCTTGCAACAAATCCTTTCGATATTACTGAACCTCATACTCTCACCGGACAGATTGCACTTTGGTTAATGCTAAGCCATGCTATATGGGCTTCTTACATCGTTATTAAGGGTAACGAAATTGCTCGCTTAAAATTTCACAAATATTCAATCGTTGTTTGGTTCGTTTGGCTGATACCATACATAAGCGGAATGTATCTCGAAATGAATAAGTGA
- a CDS encoding T9SS type A sorting domain-containing protein has translation MKRILILIAFTFLTLSLSYSQWTQMGPEGAEVRDLIKSDSYLYCGTLNGIYISNNNGNNWFHSGLEQITRIAKRNNEIWVGEQSGLLYTTNNGLNWIQTNFAIQFPSRMVNTISFYNNNIFVASVFHGIYLSSNSGNNWSLINNGLPAIPNPADIISIGSNTFYADNGGGVYYSSNNGQNWIQRNNGLTNLSLQSFAASGDTLFLGISGGGVFKSYNFGQNWIEINNGLSALGIYKVYYSSNKLYAGTTQGIFFSSNSGNNWSNIGLSNRHILTIEVENTNIFVGSLSGNYLSTNNGQTWSQINNGILSLRIYSLFSKSNLLFAGLINNGVYCSSDNGQTWIEKNNGIPNSSRIKNICIANDILFAAVASSYGPEIYKSSNNGNTWSLCNNGFSGTSWIWTLHSYNGIVFAGTTGSGIFKTTNNGDNWYACNNGLSNLFIQSFCSKDNNLFTGTSIGVFVSTNNGENWGLSSSGLPAGSIIRGLAAKDGYVFAATAGSKIYRTSNNGITWIQASNGITSNDLENVYATRNCLFTFTNQNENPNNKIYISTNNGNNWSSIQTGLPRNNTLALSLIVHEGNLYAGTFYNSIFKRSLNDFVSSTSSVNLISPSNNVVNVSLTPTFDWDSITSAMTYNIQISTNSGFSTFIIDTVGILNTSLQIQQGILQNGIQYFWRVRSCNEGGYSNWSSVWNFSTTLTGLNPIKGKIPNSFSLSQNFPNPFNPTTKIKFDVPKASSVKITIFDMLGKEISILVNGKLNAGSYSVDWNANDYPSGVYFYRMESGSFSNTKQMILLK, from the coding sequence ATGAAAAGAATATTAATTCTTATCGCTTTTACTTTTTTGACCTTATCCCTTTCTTATTCACAATGGACACAAATGGGGCCGGAAGGTGCAGAAGTAAGAGATTTAATTAAATCAGATTCGTATTTGTATTGCGGTACATTAAACGGTATTTATATATCTAATAATAACGGAAATAACTGGTTTCATTCCGGGCTTGAGCAAATTACGAGGATTGCTAAACGAAACAATGAAATTTGGGTGGGGGAACAATCTGGTTTGTTATATACTACTAATAACGGCCTGAACTGGATTCAGACAAATTTTGCAATACAGTTTCCAAGCAGAATGGTTAACACAATCTCTTTCTACAATAACAATATATTTGTCGCGTCTGTATTTCATGGAATTTATTTATCTTCAAACTCCGGCAATAATTGGTCTTTAATTAATAATGGGTTGCCGGCAATTCCAAATCCTGCTGATATTATTTCAATTGGCAGTAATACGTTTTATGCTGATAACGGTGGCGGTGTTTATTATTCATCTAATAATGGTCAAAACTGGATACAAAGGAACAATGGTTTGACAAATTTAAGTTTGCAATCCTTTGCAGCATCAGGAGATACATTGTTTTTAGGTATTTCGGGTGGTGGTGTATTTAAATCATATAATTTTGGGCAGAACTGGATTGAAATCAATAATGGTCTTTCTGCTTTGGGCATTTACAAAGTTTATTACAGCAGTAATAAACTGTACGCAGGAACGACACAAGGAATATTTTTCAGTTCTAACTCAGGGAATAACTGGTCAAATATCGGATTAAGCAACAGACATATTTTAACTATTGAAGTTGAAAATACAAATATTTTTGTGGGGAGTTTATCGGGTAACTACTTATCTACAAATAACGGACAGACCTGGTCACAAATAAACAATGGGATTTTAAGTCTTCGAATATATTCTTTATTTTCAAAAAGTAATTTGTTGTTTGCAGGATTAATAAATAATGGAGTTTACTGCAGCTCTGATAATGGACAAACCTGGATTGAGAAGAATAACGGAATTCCAAATAGCAGCAGAATAAAAAACATCTGCATCGCAAATGACATTTTGTTTGCAGCGGTTGCTTCATCATACGGTCCAGAAATTTACAAATCCTCAAATAATGGTAATACTTGGTCGTTATGTAATAATGGTTTCAGTGGAACAAGCTGGATATGGACTTTGCATTCATATAACGGTATTGTTTTCGCCGGTACTACAGGTTCGGGAATTTTTAAAACAACAAACAACGGTGATAACTGGTATGCTTGCAATAATGGATTGTCAAATTTATTTATTCAATCTTTTTGCAGTAAAGATAATAATTTATTCACTGGAACATCCATTGGAGTTTTTGTCTCAACTAATAATGGTGAAAATTGGGGATTATCTAGTTCCGGATTACCGGCAGGGTCTATAATCAGGGGACTCGCAGCAAAAGATGGATATGTTTTTGCTGCTACTGCAGGAAGCAAAATCTATAGAACTTCAAATAACGGAATTACTTGGATTCAAGCGAGTAATGGAATTACATCTAATGATTTGGAAAATGTTTATGCTACAAGAAATTGCCTGTTTACTTTTACAAATCAAAATGAAAACCCCAATAATAAAATTTACATTTCAACAAATAACGGAAATAATTGGTCAAGCATTCAAACAGGTTTACCTCGAAATAATACTTTAGCTTTATCACTTATAGTACACGAAGGAAATTTGTACGCAGGAACGTTTTATAACAGTATTTTTAAACGCTCTTTAAATGATTTTGTTTCATCAACCTCATCCGTTAATTTAATTTCACCCTCAAATAACGTCGTTAATGTTTCATTAACTCCAACTTTTGATTGGGATAGTATCACATCGGCAATGACATACAATATTCAGATATCAACGAATTCTGGATTTTCAACATTTATTATCGATACCGTTGGTATTTTAAACACTTCTCTTCAAATCCAGCAAGGCATTTTACAAAATGGAATTCAATATTTCTGGAGAGTGAGATCGTGCAATGAGGGAGGGTATAGTAATTGGTCTTCCGTATGGAATTTTTCAACAACATTAACAGGATTGAATCCAATAAAAGGAAAAATACCAAATTCATTTTCTCTTTCTCAAAACTTCCCTAACCCGTTCAATCCAACGACTAAAATTAAATTTGATGTGCCAAAAGCAAGCAGCGTAAAAATAACAATATTCGATATGCTCGGAAAAGAAATCTCGATTCTCGTAAATGGAAAACTAAACGCAGGCTCATACTCGGTTGATTGGAATGCAAACGATTACCCAAGCGGAGTCTATTTTTACAGAATGGAATCGGGTTCATTCAGCAACACTAAACAGATGATATTACTAAAGTAA
- a CDS encoding C39 family peptidase: MKKLSIAIFIVSLIFLLFHINSNYLKSEERGIINVYQYLQCGQSWSSSQLGTCSGLTMCSDGCAVVCMAMLLKTNGVNVNPGQLNTWLTNNGGYSGGCLIIWGTAVQYPGSTVTFAGSIGYSLSAIKSKIDAGSPVIVNVTTTVNHFIVVKGYNGSGTSTSDFVVLDPLYQSERLLSNYNTIVGLRTFNNVTSGSGYAKVSQGVSVNPNPVISGGSLQATFTLQETGGAAITFDTVVCAVLYNNNGFIFDLTKATNITIPPGGTYNYNATGYFSSSLPLGTYKAVARGYKIGTGWFDFTTTGSGVNPLSFQVVNAALLPPPTLVSPGSSSPPGNIIYTLTPTMQWQAVSGALKYGLYIKDTLSGILVLDDSVFTGTSYTLPPGILQWSRPYRWNMRTYNSAGQPSSSFSSRLYFKTQSPSGINQINNEIPKSHELYQNYPNPFNPATTIKFDITTKSDVQIIIYDIRGSEVYNNYESELPAGQYSYQFDGSSLSSGLYFCKLISKDYSKTIKLNLIK, encoded by the coding sequence ATGAAAAAATTATCAATAGCAATATTTATAGTATCACTTATATTTCTTTTATTTCACATAAATAGCAATTATTTAAAAAGTGAAGAAAGAGGCATCATAAACGTTTACCAATATTTGCAATGCGGACAATCATGGAGCAGTTCTCAATTAGGTACATGCAGCGGATTAACGATGTGTTCGGATGGTTGTGCAGTGGTCTGCATGGCTATGCTCTTAAAAACAAACGGGGTAAATGTTAACCCCGGACAATTAAACACATGGTTGACCAATAATGGCGGTTATAGTGGGGGATGTCTTATCATTTGGGGCACTGCCGTGCAATACCCCGGAAGCACAGTTACTTTTGCAGGCAGTATAGGATATAGCTTATCAGCAATAAAATCAAAAATTGATGCGGGAAGCCCGGTAATTGTAAATGTTACCACAACGGTAAATCATTTCATAGTTGTTAAAGGTTACAACGGAAGCGGAACCAGTACTAGTGATTTTGTTGTATTAGACCCTTTATATCAATCAGAAAGATTATTATCTAATTATAATACTATTGTTGGATTAAGAACTTTCAATAATGTTACAAGTGGTTCCGGATATGCCAAAGTTTCTCAAGGTGTTTCTGTAAATCCAAATCCAGTAATAAGCGGTGGAAGTTTACAGGCAACATTTACACTTCAGGAAACCGGCGGGGCGGCAATAACTTTTGATACAGTTGTCTGTGCCGTATTGTATAATAACAATGGATTTATTTTTGATTTAACCAAAGCAACTAACATAACTATTCCTCCAGGCGGAACTTATAACTATAATGCAACAGGTTATTTCAGCAGTTCATTGCCGCTCGGAACATATAAAGCTGTTGCAAGAGGTTACAAAATCGGAACAGGATGGTTTGATTTCACAACTACAGGAAGCGGAGTGAACCCTCTTTCGTTTCAGGTTGTTAACGCAGCATTGTTACCTCCGCCAACACTCGTTTCTCCGGGGAGTTCTTCCCCCCCGGGAAATATAATATATACACTTACTCCAACAATGCAATGGCAAGCAGTATCAGGTGCGTTGAAATATGGATTATATATTAAAGATACATTAAGCGGAATTTTAGTCTTAGACGATTCTGTATTTACAGGAACATCATATACACTTCCTCCTGGAATACTGCAGTGGAGCAGACCATACAGATGGAATATGAGAACCTATAATAGTGCAGGGCAACCTAGTTCATCTTTTTCAAGCAGATTATATTTCAAGACACAATCTCCATCAGGCATAAACCAAATTAATAATGAAATTCCAAAATCACATGAACTTTACCAAAACTATCCGAATCCGTTTAATCCTGCAACCACAATTAAATTTGATATAACGACAAAATCTGATGTTCAGATAATCATTTATGATATACGCGGCTCTGAAGTATATAATAATTACGAATCAGAATTACCTGCAGGTCAATATTCTTATCAGTTTGACGGAAGTAGTTTATCTTCAGGGTTGTACTTCTGCAAATTAATCTCTAAAGACTATTCGAAAACAATCAAATTAAATTTAATAAAATAA
- a CDS encoding fatty acid desaturase — MIDKEKKDFYWSKEREPHLLRRKEILNKYPEVRNLIGPDIKLAYTTAFLVIFQLISAFFIHKLLELPYGFLYFILAAYFIGATVTHSLFLAIHEITHNLAFKGQTPNNWLALFANIPIVFPYAMSFKVYHTMHHRHQGVDGIDVDVPTYNEAKIFRGFFGKLIWAFIQILFYAFRPVFVHPMKLNKWQIINLVFQVIVISVFIYFAGWYALIYLLVADFLAGSLHPMSGHFIAEHYVFKEGQETYSYYGPLNKLAFNVGYHNEHHDFPSIPGSRLPQLKKLAPDFYDTMHVHKSWVMVLVRFIINPHIGLYSRIKRTQ; from the coding sequence ATGATTGATAAAGAAAAGAAGGATTTTTACTGGTCAAAAGAGCGTGAACCACATCTTTTAAGGAGAAAAGAAATACTTAATAAATATCCTGAGGTAAGGAATTTAATTGGTCCTGATATAAAACTTGCTTATACAACGGCCTTTCTTGTGATTTTTCAGTTAATATCTGCTTTCTTTATTCATAAACTTCTGGAATTACCTTATGGATTTTTATATTTCATTCTCGCAGCATATTTTATAGGTGCGACAGTAACGCATTCATTATTTCTAGCCATTCATGAGATAACCCATAATCTTGCATTTAAAGGACAGACACCGAATAACTGGCTGGCTCTGTTTGCAAACATTCCTATTGTATTTCCTTATGCAATGTCATTTAAAGTTTATCATACTATGCATCACCGGCACCAGGGAGTAGATGGAATAGATGTTGACGTACCGACATATAATGAGGCAAAGATATTCAGAGGATTTTTCGGTAAACTAATCTGGGCTTTTATACAAATACTCTTTTATGCTTTCAGGCCGGTTTTCGTACATCCTATGAAACTGAACAAATGGCAGATAATTAATCTTGTATTTCAGGTAATTGTAATTTCCGTATTTATATATTTTGCTGGATGGTATGCTTTGATTTATTTGCTGGTAGCGGATTTTCTTGCAGGAAGTTTACACCCTATGTCAGGTCACTTTATAGCTGAGCACTACGTGTTTAAAGAAGGTCAGGAAACATATTCATACTATGGTCCTCTTAATAAACTCGCATTTAATGTTGGTTATCATAATGAACATCATGATTTCCCAAGTATTCCGGGAAGCAGATTACCACAGTTAAAGAAATTAGCACCTGATTTTTACGACACGATGCATGTGCATAAATCATGGGTTATGGTATTGGTTAGATTCATTATAAATCCCCATATTGGATTGTATTCAAGGATAAAAAGGACACAATAA